In a single window of the Vitis vinifera cultivar Pinot Noir 40024 chromosome 6, ASM3070453v1 genome:
- the LOC100248427 gene encoding 2-oxoisovalerate dehydrogenase subunit beta 1, mitochondrial isoform X1 produces MAATGTMRRSFGSLAFSISKRAFSTSPSPVDANGLKSMNLFSAINHALQIALESDPRAYVFGEDVSFGGVFRCTTGLADRFGKGRVFNTPLCEQGIVGFGIGLAAMGNRAIAEIQFADYIYPAFDQIVNEAAKFRYRSGNQFNCGGLTIRAPYGAVGHGGHYHSQSPESFFCHVPGIKVVIPRSPKQAKGLLLSCIRDPNPIVFFEPKWLYRLAVEEVPEHDYMLPLSEAEVIRQGTDITLVGWGAQLAVMEQACIDAEKEGISCELIDLRTLLPWDKETVEASVRKTGRLLVSHEAPVTGGFGAEISASMVERCFLRLEAPVARVCGLDTPFPLVFEPFYMPTKNKILDAIKSTVNY; encoded by the exons ATGGCAGCAACTGGTACGATGAGGAGGAGTTTTGGGAGTTTGGCCTTTTCTATTTCCAAGAGGGCTTTCTCAACTTCACCTTCCCCAGTTGATGCAAATGGCCTCAAGTCCATGAACCTCTTCTCTGCAATCAATCACGCCCTTCAAATCGCTTTAGAATCCGATCCTCG TGCTTATGTATTTGGAGAAGATGTAAGCTTTGGTGGGGTCTTTCGTTGCACCACTGGATTAGCTGACCGATTTGGTAAAGGCAGGGTTTTCAACACCCCTCTTTGTGAACAG GGCATTGTTGGATTTGGAATCGGTTTGGCAGCAATG GGCAATCGAGCCATAGCAGAAATTCAATTTGCTGATTATATATATCCTGCTTTTGATCAG ATTGTCAATGAAGCTGCCAAGTTCAGATACCGTAGTGGGAATCAATTCAACTGTGGAG GATTAACAATTAGAGCCCCTTATGGAGCTGTGGGCCATGGTGGTCATTATCACTCACAATCCCCTGAATCTTTCTTCTGTCATGTTCCCGGTATCAAG GTAGTCATCCCTCGGAGCCCAAAGCAAGCAAAAGGATTGTTATTGTCATGCATACGAGATCCTAACCCAATTGTATTTTTTGAGCCAAAG TGGCTTTACCGCTTGGCTGTAGAAGAGGTTCCTGAGCATGATTACATGTTGCCTCTATCAGAGGCAGAG GTGATTCGACAAGGCACTGACATAACACTTGTTGGCTGGGGAGCACAGCTTGCTGTCATGGAACAGGCATGTATTGATGCTGAAAAG GAGGGAATCTCTTGTGAACTGATAGACCTAAGAACTCTGTTACCTTGGGACAAGGAAACAGTAGAGGCCTCTGTCAGAAAGACTGGAAGGCTGCTT GTTAGTCATGAAGCTCCAGTAACTGGTGGATTTGGTGCTGAAATATCAGCTTCTATGGTTGAACGCTGCTTCTTGAGG TTGGAAGCTCCTGTGGCTAGGGTTTGTGGGCTAGACACGCCATTTCCTCTTGTTTTTGAACCATTCTATATGCCTACCAAGAACAAG ATCTTGGATGCCATCAAGTCAACTGTGAATTACTAG
- the LOC100248427 gene encoding 2-oxoisovalerate dehydrogenase subunit beta 1, mitochondrial isoform X2 yields MAATGTMRRSFGSLAFSISKRAFSTSPSPVDANGLKSMNLFSAINHALQIALESDPRAYVFGEDVSFGGVFRCTTGLADRFGKGRVFNTPLCEQGIVGFGIGLAAMGNRAIAEIQFADYIYPAFDQIVNEAAKFRYRSGNQFNCGGLTIRAPYGAVGHGGHYHSQSPESFFCHVPGIKVIRQGTDITLVGWGAQLAVMEQACIDAEKEGISCELIDLRTLLPWDKETVEASVRKTGRLLVSHEAPVTGGFGAEISASMVERCFLRLEAPVARVCGLDTPFPLVFEPFYMPTKNKILDAIKSTVNY; encoded by the exons ATGGCAGCAACTGGTACGATGAGGAGGAGTTTTGGGAGTTTGGCCTTTTCTATTTCCAAGAGGGCTTTCTCAACTTCACCTTCCCCAGTTGATGCAAATGGCCTCAAGTCCATGAACCTCTTCTCTGCAATCAATCACGCCCTTCAAATCGCTTTAGAATCCGATCCTCG TGCTTATGTATTTGGAGAAGATGTAAGCTTTGGTGGGGTCTTTCGTTGCACCACTGGATTAGCTGACCGATTTGGTAAAGGCAGGGTTTTCAACACCCCTCTTTGTGAACAG GGCATTGTTGGATTTGGAATCGGTTTGGCAGCAATG GGCAATCGAGCCATAGCAGAAATTCAATTTGCTGATTATATATATCCTGCTTTTGATCAG ATTGTCAATGAAGCTGCCAAGTTCAGATACCGTAGTGGGAATCAATTCAACTGTGGAG GATTAACAATTAGAGCCCCTTATGGAGCTGTGGGCCATGGTGGTCATTATCACTCACAATCCCCTGAATCTTTCTTCTGTCATGTTCCCGGTATCAAG GTGATTCGACAAGGCACTGACATAACACTTGTTGGCTGGGGAGCACAGCTTGCTGTCATGGAACAGGCATGTATTGATGCTGAAAAG GAGGGAATCTCTTGTGAACTGATAGACCTAAGAACTCTGTTACCTTGGGACAAGGAAACAGTAGAGGCCTCTGTCAGAAAGACTGGAAGGCTGCTT GTTAGTCATGAAGCTCCAGTAACTGGTGGATTTGGTGCTGAAATATCAGCTTCTATGGTTGAACGCTGCTTCTTGAGG TTGGAAGCTCCTGTGGCTAGGGTTTGTGGGCTAGACACGCCATTTCCTCTTGTTTTTGAACCATTCTATATGCCTACCAAGAACAAG ATCTTGGATGCCATCAAGTCAACTGTGAATTACTAG